A single genomic interval of Theropithecus gelada isolate Dixy chromosome 16, Tgel_1.0, whole genome shotgun sequence harbors:
- the GPR179 gene encoding probable G-protein coupled receptor 179 encodes MGTRGAVMPPTVWGLLGCCFICDWALGGPRPLRSLPPLSSQVKPGSVPMRVPPEGAEAALTYLYSGDAQQLSQANCSERYEARGAGAMPGLPPILQGAAGTLAQAANFLNMLLQANDIRESSVEEDVEWYQALVRSMAEGDPSVYRALLTFNPPPGASHLQLALRATRTGEETILQDLSGNWVQEENPPGDLDTPALKKRVLTNDLGSLGSPKWPRADGYVGDTQQVRLSPPFLECQEERFRPGWLITLSATFYGLKPDLSPEVRGQVQMDVDLQSVDINQCASGPGWYSNTHLCDLNSTQCVPLESQGFVLGRYLCRCRPGFYGASPSGVLEESAFQTTGQFGSPEGRSGRLLRCLPCPEGCTSCMDATPCLVEEAVALRAAVLACQACCMLAIFLSMLVSYRCRRNKRIWASGVVLLETVLFGFLLLYFPVFILYFKPSVFRCIALRWVRLLGFAIVYGTIILKLYRVLQLFLSRTAQRSALLSSGRLLRRLGLLLLPVLGFLAVWTVGALERGIQHAPLVIRSHTPTGRHFYLCHHDRWDYIMVVAELLLLCWGSFLCYATRAVLSAFHEPRYMGIALHNELLLSTAFHTARFVLVPSLHPDWTLLLFFFHTHSTVTTTLALIFIPKFWKLGAPPREEMVDEVCEDELDLQHSGSYLGSSIASAWSEHSLDPGDIRDELKKLYAQLEVHKTKEMAANNPHLPKKRGSSRQGLGRSFMRYLAEFPEALARQHSRDSGSPGRGSLPGSSRRRLLSSSLQEPEGTPALRKSRSTYDQRREQDPPLLDSLLRRKLAKKASRTESRESVEGPPALGFRSASAHNLTVGERLPRARPASLQKSLSVAGSREKALLMASQAYLEETYRQAKEREERKKAEAAMASLVRRPSARRLERPRGAPLSAPPSPAKSSSMDSSHASGRLHEEAGRRLPHPPIRHQVSTPTLTLSGTCLGEPRMLSPTSTLAPALLPALAPTPVPAPAPVPVPPQSPNLLTYICPWENAELPVKKENVPQEGPSGPEQGHHSPAPARARLWRALSVAVEKSKAGENEMDAEDAHHQREANDADEDRPKIFPKSHSLKAPVQQGSMRSLGLAIKALTRSRSTYREKERVEESPKGQNSGTVGESVGAPSRSPRLGRPKAVSKQAALAPCDDEESLQNQQNAHTSRMLQVCQQEGSREQEDRGRRTSQGLGEQKAERAGKTGLAVLRQVSRDKNVKQSKDAPVGWQELPKVGIQSLGSVDHRVAEVCPWEVTESETRQPDSGNKAEICPWEMSEGAPELRALRQDPGDSQEKSGEARGKSEPTDVVPMMRKKPDRLVREQEAVCPWESADQGGLCPGSAPQDPGRIRDKSEVGGSVEARKVETPGWEAAGSEAHTSDIAKAELCPWEASEGGEDGKLALEVVKDLPQEKQKTRKATFWKEQKPGGDLESLCPWESTDFRGPSAVSVQALGSSECSGSLGSGIAEVCPWEAGDAPAIRKAEICPWELNDNVMGQEMLSLGTGGESLQKEKASRKGSFGEMGEHTVKAVQKLSQQQESVCPRESTVPGHSSPCLDNSSSKAGGQFLRNGGSRATQVCPQEDLRPEAQEATPAKAEICPWEVNERTREEWTSAQAPRRGDSQKDKEKMPGKSEIKDVTAWEKPEGQIQKQEAVSPWESVNPGSFSPQPHPQDTERPQTLLQISGSVGSKAADICSLDVEETLTAGKAEICPWEVGAGAGDERALGAEAIRISPNDIGKVSADLGPRETAVTVPEKPQKPTPEWDVACPWGSVGPDTLDADGPKAGFQELDHMGCRPGEVCPWEAQEAATSEKAKLCPWEVNEGTTGKGLDQETGSESAEQREKALEKGRLASLGEDASKRMCQEQEAICLWENKNLRESPAQAPKISDLPSSMRSEVAEGHSLEATEKADLRQDPKVGSFPEHITQEKAPAPNAEEFTTEDGEKTSHELQSIYTWATTAPAVSFSHPNRQRPDQPKASSQRLVSTGGRAADVCPWDVPDAGVYKPDRSAKAETCPWEVTERIPVKGVSRQDGKGDSQEEKGRAPEKSEPKGVPVQKKPEMADFRQQEAVCPWESQHGKDLSPQPAPDASDSNRGSSEAAGSVETRVVEVCLWEVEEAPSAKKAEISPWEVGGGAAEERELERESQGQGEMFLQKAGPGGTEEHFSKAAAKPREQEVVCLGEGTGSGGLLPQSGALDPELKVSPEGAGSMGSRMAELCQWEITDPEGNKIKGTMADICPGEETGVPPEESGLLALTATQREFFPTAPEKPLCLLVHGPLDHFFPESKIPCPKVSRPASTFTLEGVRELQGPSGLEPRTSLAPEPSLQEAEAQSSSLTEDSGQVAFEAQYEEFTPPTVYPWDWE; translated from the exons ATGGGCACCAGGGGAGCGGTCATGCCCCCTACTGTGTGGGGGCTGCTGGGCTGCTGTTTCATCTGTGACTGGGCTCTGGGGGGTCCGCGGCCCCTCCGCTCTCTGCCCCCTCTGTCTTCCCAAGTCAAGCCAGGATCTGTGCCCATGAGGGTACCCCCAGAGGGGGCTGAGGCCGCCCTCACTTATCTCTACTCCGGAGATGCCCAGCAGCTGTCACAGGCGAATTGCAGTGAGCGCTATGAAGCGCGTGGGGCAGGAGCCATGCCAGGGCTCCCCCCAATCCTACAGGGAGCAGCGGGCACCCTTGCCCAGGCCGCCAATTTTCTTAACATGCTGCTGCAAGCCAACGACATCCGTGAGTCCAGTGTGGAGGAGGATGTGGAATGGTACCAGGCACTGGTCCGCAGCATGGCCGAGGGGGACCCAAGTGTGTACAGGGCTTTGCTGACCTTTAACCCTCCACCAGGGGCCAGCCACCTACAGCTGGCCCTGCGGGCCACCCGGACTGGGGAGGAAACCATCCTTCAGGACTTGTCTGGGAACTGGGTGCAGGAGGAGAACCCACCTGGGGACCTGGACACCCCTGCCCTGAAGAAGCGGGTGTTGACCAATGACCTAGGGAGCCTCGGCAGCCCCAAGTGGCCACGGGCAGATGGATATGTGGGGGACACACAGCAGGTGAGGCTGTCTCCTCCTTTCCTGGAATGCCAGGAGGAACGGTTCCGACCTGGCTGGCTGATCACACTCTCTGCCACCTTCTATGGACTCAAGCCAGACCTAAGCCCAGAGGTCAG GGGGCAGGTGCAGATGGACGTAGATCTCCAGAGTGTGGACATCAATCAGTGTGCAAGTGGCCCAGGCTGGTACTCTAACACACACCTGTGTGATCTCAACAGCACCCAG TGTGTCCCCCTGGAGAGTCAGGGCTTTGTTCTTGGCCGCTACCTCTGCCGCTGCCGACCTGGATTCTACGGGGCAAGCCCCTCTGGGG TGTTAGAGGAGAGTGCTTTCCAGACTACCGGGCAATTCGGGTCCCCAGAAGGCAGATCTGGGAGATTGCTGCGGTGCCTGCCATGTCCTGAGGGCTGCACCAGCTGCATGGATGCCACACCGTGCCTGGTGGAAGAGGCCGTGGCTCTGCGGGCTGCCGTGCTGGCCTGCCAGGCCTGCTGCATGCTGGCCATCTTCCTGAGCATGCTGGTCTCCTACCGCTGCCGCCGGAACAAG AGGATCTGGGCATCTGGAGTGGTCCTGCTAGAAACTGTCCTTTTTGGATTCCTGCTGCTTTACTTTCCT GTCTTCATCCTATACTTCAAGCCCAGTGTATTCCGCTGCATCGCTCTTCGCTGGGTGCGGCTGCTGGGTTTTGCCATTGTCTACGGCACCATCATACTCAAGCTTTACAG AGTGCTGCAGCTCTTTTTGTCTCGAACGGCCCAGCGGAGCGCCCTTCTGAGCAGCGGGCGGCTGCTGCGGCGCCTGGGGCTGCTCCTGCTACCTGTGCTGGGCTTCCTGGCTGTGTGGACTGTGGGTGCCCTGGAGCGAGGCATCCAGCACGCACCTCTGGTGATCCGAAGCCACACTCCCACTGGCCGCCATTTCTACCTCTGTCACCACGACCGCTGGGACTACATCATGGTTGTGG ctgagctgctgctgctgtgctggGGCAGCTTCCTCTGCTACGCCACACGGGCTGTGCTCTCGGCCTTCCACGAGCCACGCTACATGGGCATTGCCCTGCACAATGAGCTGCTGCTTTCCACTGCCTTCCACACGGCGAG GTTTGTGCTGGTTCCCTCCCTGCACCCGGACTGgaccctcctcctcttcttcttccacaCCCACAGCACCGTCACCACCACGCTGGCTCTGATCTTCATCCCTAAG ttctggaagctgggggCTCCTCCCCGAGAGGAGATGGTGGATGAGGTGTGCGAGGACGAGCTGGACCTGCAGCACTCGGGCTCTTACCTCGGCAGCAGCATCGCCTCAGCCTGGAGCGAGCACAGCCTGGACCCTGGAGACATTCGG GACGAGCTGAAGAAGCTCTATGCCCAGCTAGAGGTCCATAAAACCAAGGAAATGGCTGCAAACAACCCCCACCTGCCCAAAAAGCGGGGCAGCTCACGCCAGGGGCTGGGCCGCTCCTTCATGAGGTACCTGGCGGAATTCCCTGAGGCCCTGGCCAGGCAGCACTCCCGGGACTCAGGCTCCCCGGGCCGTGGCAGCCTGCCCGGCTCCTCCCGCCGCCGGCTcctcagctccagcctccaggaaCCGGAGGGGACACCGGCTCTGCGCAAGTCCCGCAGCACCTATGACCAGCGCAGGGAGCAGGACCCGCCTCTTCTTGACTCACTGCTGAGGAGGAAACTGGCCAAGAAGGCCTCTCGAACAGAGAGCAGGGAGTCGGTGGAGGGGCCCCCTGCCCTGGGCTTCAGGTCAGCCAGCGCCCACAACCTGACGGTGGGAGAGAGGCTACCCAGAGCCCGGCCCGCCTCTCTGCAGAAGTCGCTCAGTGTGGCTGGCTCCAGGGAAAAGGCCTTGCTCATGGCCAGCCAGGCCTACCTGGAGGAGACCTACCGGCAAGCAAAGGAGCGGGAGGAGCGGAAGAAGGCCGAGGCAGCCATGGCCAGCCTGGTGCGGAGGCCATCGGCCAGGAGGCTGGAGCGGCCTCGAGGGGCCCCCCTGTCAGCTCCACCTTCCCCTGCCAAGAGCAGCAGCATGGACAGCTCTCACGCCTCTGGGAGGCTTCATGAGGAGGCTGGGAGAAGGCTGCCTCACCCACCTATCCGGCACCAGGTCTCCACCCCCACCTTGACCCTGTCTGGGACCTGCCTGGGAGAGCCAAGGATGCTatctcccacctccaccttggCGCCAGCTCTGCTGCCGGCTCTAGCTCCAACCCCAGTCCCTGCCCCAGCACCAGTCCCAGTACCCCCTCAAAGCCCCAACTTACTCACCTACATCTGCCCCTGGGAGAACGCAGAACTGCCagtcaagaaagaaaatgtgcccCAGGAAGGCCCCTCAGGGCCAGAGCAAGGCCACCACTCCCCTGCCCCAGCTCGAGCCAGGCTCTGGAGGGCCCTCTCTGTTGCAGTAGAGAAAAGCAAGGCTGGGGAGAATGAGATGGACGCAGAGGACGCACATCACCAGAGGGAAGCTAACGATGCGGACGAAGACAGGCCCAAGATCTTCCCTAAATCCCACAGCCTCAAGGCCCCTGTTCAGCAGGGTTCCATGCGCAGCCTGGGGCTGGCGATTAAAGCTCTGACCCGTTCTCGGAGCACctacagagagaaggagagagtggAGGAGAGTCCCAAGGGGCAGAACAGCGGGACTGTGGGAGAGAGTGTGGGGGCACCCTCTCGATCGCCCAGGCTAGGCCGGCCCAAGGCAGTGAGTAAGCAGGCCGCTCTTGCCCCCTGTGATGATGAGGAGTCCCTCCAGAACCAACAGAATGCTCACACCAGCAGGATGCTCCAAGTCTGTCAACAGGAGGGCAGCAGGGAACaagaagacagaggcaggaggacatCCCAGGGTCTAGGGGAGCAGAAAGCTGAGAGAGCAGGTAAAACAGGGCTTGCCGTGCTGAGGCAAGTTTCCAGGGACAAAAATGTCAAGCAATCAAAGGACGCCCCTGTTGGGTGGCAGGAACTGCCCAAAGTTGGCATCCAGTCCCTGGGCAGTGTTGACCACAGGGTGGCAGAGGTATGCCCCTGGGAGGTCACTGAATCAGAAACACGTCAGCCAGATAGTGGCAACAAGGCCGAAATCTGCCCCTGGGAGATGAGTGAAGGAGCTCCTGAGTTGAGGGCACTAAGACAAGACCCAGGTGACTCCCAAGAAAAGAGCGGGGAGGCCCGCGGAAAATCGGAGCCCACGGATGTGGTTCCCATGATGCGGAAAAAGCCAGATAGGCTGGTGAGGGAGCAGGAAGCAGTGTGTCCCTGGGAGAGTGCCGATCAAGGAGGTCTGTGCCCTGGGTCAGCTCCTCAGGACCCTGGCAGAATCAGAGACAAATCTGAGGTTGGGGGCAGTGTGGAGGCCAGGAAGGTGGAGACACCTGGGTGGGAAGCTGCTGGCTCAGAAGCTCATACATCTGACATCGCCAAGGCAGAGCTGTGTCCCTGGGAGGCAAGTGAAGGAGGCGAGGATGGGAAACTGGCCCTAGAGGTAGTGAAGGATCTCCCTCAGGAAAAGCAGAAAACCAGGAAAGCAACCTTTTGGAAAGAACAGAAACCGGGCGGAGACTTGGAGTCTCTTTGTCCATGGGAGAGTACGGATTTCCGGGGCCCCTCAGCAGTCTCAGTTCAGGCCCTGGGAAGTTCAGAGTGTTCAGGGAGTTTGGGTAGTGGCATTGCTGAAGTGTGTCCGTGGGAGGCAGGAGATGCTCCTGCTATCCGGAAAGCAGAGATCTGTCCCTGGGAGCTGAATGATAACGTGATGGGGCAGGAAATGCTGAGTCTGGGGACAGGTGGAGAATCTCTCCAAAAGGAAAAAGCCTCCAGAAAAGGAAGCTTTGGAGAGATGGGGGAACACACTGTGAAAGCAGTGCAGAAATTAAGTCAACAGCAGGAGTCAGTGTGTCCCAGGGAGAGCACGGTCCCTGGGCACTCCAGCCCATGTCTAGACAATTCCTCATCCAAAGCTGGTGGCCAATTCCTACGCAATGGAGGAAGCAGAGCAACACAGGTGTGTCCACAGGAAGATCTCAGGCCGGAGGCACAGGAAGCAACACCTGCCAAAGCAGAAATCTGTCCCTGGGAGGTAAATGAAAGAACAAGAGAGGAATGGACATCAGCACAGGCACCAAGAAGAGGAGACTCTCAAAAGGACAAGGAGAAAATGCCTGGAAAATCAGAAATCAAAGATGTCACAGCTTGGGAAAAGCCTGAGGGGCAGATCCAAAAGCAAGAAGCGGTCAGCCCCTGGGAGAGTGTGAACCCTGGCAGCTTCTCCCCACAACCACATCCTCaagacacagagagaccccaAACCCTTCTCCAGATATCAGGCAGTGTGGGAAGCAAAGCTGCCGACATTTGCTCTTTGGATGTGGAGGAAACCCTGACTGCTGGGAAGGCAGAAATCTGTCCCTGGGAGGTGGGTGCTGGAGCAGGGGACGAAAGAGCTTTGGGAGCTGAGGCCATTAGGATATCTCCAAACGATATAGGAAAGGTTTCTGCAGATCTTGGACCCAGGGAGACAGCTGTTACTGTTCCAGAGAAGCCACAGAAGCCAACCCCAGAGTGGGACGTGGCTTGTCCCTGGGGGAGTGTGGGTCCAGATACTCTGGATGCTGATGGACCAAAAGCTGGGTTCCAGGAACTGGACCATATGGGGTGCAGGCCAGGTGAGGTGTGTCCCTGGGAAGCACAGGAAGCTGCTACCAGTGAAAAAGCCAAGCTGTGTCCCTGGGAGGTGAATGAAGGAACTACTGGGAAGGGACTGGACCAAGAGACAGGGAGTGAATCAGCAGAGCAGAGGGAGAAAGCTCTAGAAAAGGGGAGACTCGCTTCCCTGGGAGAAGACGCATCAAAACGGATGTGTCAAGAACAGGAAGCTATTTGTCTTTGGGAAAACAAGAACCTGAGGGAATCCCCTGCTCAGGCGCCCAAGATCTCAGACTTGCCCAGCAGCATGAGAAGTGAAGTGGCAGAGGGACATTCCTTGGAAGCAACAGAGAAGGCAGACCTGAGACAAGACCCAAAGGTAGGTTCCTTCCCAGAACACATAACCCAAGAAAAAGCTCCAGCTCCAAACGCAGAAGAATTCACCAccgaagatggggaaaaaacaagcCATGAGCTACAATCTATCTATACATGGGCGACCACTGCCCCAGCAGTTTCCTTCTCCCACCCAAACAGACAGCGCCCTGACCAACCTAAAGCCAGTTCCCAGAGACTGGTCAGCACTGGGGGCAGGGCCGCTGATGTGTGTCCATGGGATGTGCCTGATGCAGGTGTGTATAAACCTGACAGAAGTGCCAAGGCCGAGACCTGTCCCTGGGAAGTTACTGAAAGAATCCCTGTCAAAGGGGTGTCAAGGCAGGATGGAAAAGGGGACTCTcaagaagagaaaggcagagccCCAGAAAAATCAGAGCCCAAAGGTGTGCCAGTTCAGAAAAAGCCAGAGATGGCAGACTTCAGGCAGCAGGAGGCTGTGTGTCCCTGGGAGAGTCAACATGGCAAGGATCTGTCCCCACAGCCAGCCCCAGATGCTTCTGACAGCAACAGAGGAAGTTCTGAGGCAGCAGGCAGTGTGGAAACCAGGGTAGTGGAAGTGTGTCTGTGGGAAGTGGAAGAGGCTCCCTCTGCCAAGAAAGCAGAGATCAGCCcttgggaggtgggtggaggaGCAGCAGAGGAAAGGGAACTGGAACGAGAATCACAAGGGCAAGGAGAGATGTTTCTTCAGAAGGCAGGACCTGGAGGGACTGAagaacacttctcaaaagcagcAGCAAAGCCCAGAGAGCAGGAGGTAGTCTGCCTTGGGGAAGGCACAGGCTCAGGAGGGCTCTTGCCCCAGTCAGGTGCCCTGGACCCAGAACTCAAAGTCAGCCCCGAAGGAGCAGGCAGCATGGGGAGCAGGATGGCAGAGCTGTGCCAATGGGAAATCACAGatccagaaggaaataaaataaagggtaCCATGGCAGACATCTGTCCTGGGGAGGAAACTGGAGTCCCACCTGAGGAATCTGGCCTCCTAGCTTTAACAGCAACTCAGAGAGAATTTTTCCCCACAGCTCCTGAAAAACCACTATGCCTTTTAGTCCATGGGCCTCTGGATCACTTCTTTCCAGAAAGCAAAATCCCCTGCCCCAAGGTAAGCAGGCCAGCCAGTACTTTCACTCTTGAAGGTGTCAGAGAACTACAAGGACCTTCAGGGCTTGAGCCAAGGACCAGCTTAGCCCCAGAGCCAAGTctccaggaagctgaggctcagtcTTCCTCCTTAACTGAAGACTCAGGCCAAGTGGCTTTTGAAGCTCAGTATGAAGAATTCACCCCTCCAACTGTCTATCCTTGGGATTGGGAGTAA